One Aneurinibacillus migulanus genomic region harbors:
- a CDS encoding 3'-5' exonuclease: protein MPFQNTTIFDFETTGLSPTEDTIIEIAAIRIRNGKQVGTFSLLIDPEREVPEFITNLTGITDEEVKGQPTLWEALPFFKQFFGDSLLVAHNAAFDLAFLLEKCREYGYAEPTNEFIDTRALCIEHFPYQSHKLVDMCEKLEIRLDGAHRALNDVRATGNLLHKLNKEYGDAMGFKNKLYYFTKYGPPKGVPVHAELVAIGK, encoded by the coding sequence ATGCCATTTCAAAATACAACCATTTTCGATTTTGAAACAACGGGCCTGAGTCCAACAGAAGATACCATCATTGAGATTGCAGCTATTCGGATTCGAAATGGAAAGCAGGTCGGAACCTTTTCTCTACTGATTGACCCAGAGCGCGAAGTTCCTGAGTTCATTACAAACCTAACAGGCATCACGGATGAGGAAGTAAAGGGACAACCTACTTTATGGGAAGCACTCCCGTTTTTTAAACAGTTTTTTGGTGATAGTCTTTTGGTTGCCCATAATGCAGCGTTTGACCTGGCTTTCTTGTTAGAAAAATGCCGGGAATATGGATATGCAGAGCCAACAAACGAATTTATTGATACAAGGGCGCTCTGCATTGAGCATTTCCCGTATCAGTCACACAAGTTGGTAGATATGTGCGAGAAGCTTGAAATTAGGCTAGACGGGGCGCACAGGGCGTTAAACGATGTACGGGCAACCGGAAATCTGCTGCACAAGTTGAACAAGGAATATGGCGATGCCATGGGCTTTAAAAACAAACTATATTATTTCACAAAGTATGGACCACCAAAGGGTGTTCCAGTACATGCTGAGTTGGTAGCTATAGGGAAGTAA
- a CDS encoding ImmA/IrrE family metallo-endopeptidase: MLKYYTKTMLETWIEEQYKQKGILSPNDLTIEKICTEFCIEIEYTEGICSVVWDEELIIVYLNQNLSLQEQKEAFFHELCHPLRHVVDQRNRHPIFQGLIELQEEQARNFQPYATIPFFMVEQLELPSRDTQIAGLLAQTFNTTYLFAYQRWEQIKRRIFRGVFDERIKSYLKIKEQAFVGFKKEYNKFFYR, translated from the coding sequence ATGCTGAAATACTATACAAAAACTATGCTTGAGACCTGGATCGAGGAACAATACAAACAAAAAGGCATTTTATCTCCAAATGATTTAACAATAGAAAAGATATGTACAGAGTTTTGTATAGAGATTGAATACACAGAAGGCATTTGTAGTGTGGTATGGGATGAAGAATTAATCATCGTATATTTAAATCAAAATTTATCATTGCAGGAACAAAAAGAAGCATTTTTTCATGAGCTTTGTCATCCGCTTCGTCATGTAGTAGACCAACGAAATCGGCATCCGATATTCCAAGGGCTTATTGAGCTTCAGGAAGAACAAGCAAGGAATTTTCAACCCTATGCAACCATCCCCTTCTTTATGGTTGAACAACTAGAACTACCAAGCAGAGATACACAAATCGCTGGGTTGCTTGCGCAAACGTTCAACACAACTTACCTTTTTGCATACCAACGCTGGGAACAAATTAAAAGACGTATCTTCCGAGGGGTATTCGATGAGAGAATTAAATCTTATTTAAAGATAAAAGAGCAAGCTTTTGTAGGATTCAAGAAAGAATACAATAAATTTTTTTATCGTTAA
- a CDS encoding ATP-binding protein, with amino-acid sequence MKSVREFLQKPNMIMDSKALEDFRRQREEEDRALVQQILKDNAAAKRAKLQRIFDENSLIPKKLLPATFDNYRPGNKSQVWAKQKCWEYADFFDPEESSNLLMTGPYGVGKSHLAKSIQNRLIENGYTCIYISTPKLLTKIRSTYNRESEYSELELLEVIEQVDCLVLDDIGAENGTDWTESKVFEVVESRLGKHTIYTTNLSGKQLEKQIGERNMSRLMQDTETLQVIGEDYRRRGLRRAGE; translated from the coding sequence ATGAAAAGCGTGAGGGAATTCCTTCAGAAACCAAATATGATTATGGATTCTAAGGCGCTGGAAGACTTCAGACGGCAACGCGAAGAAGAAGACCGGGCACTGGTACAACAAATCTTAAAAGACAATGCGGCAGCCAAACGGGCGAAGCTACAACGTATTTTTGATGAAAACAGCCTGATACCCAAAAAACTATTACCGGCCACTTTCGATAACTACCGACCAGGAAATAAAAGTCAAGTATGGGCTAAGCAGAAGTGCTGGGAATATGCGGATTTCTTTGACCCAGAAGAATCAAGCAACTTGCTTATGACTGGACCTTATGGTGTCGGAAAATCGCATCTAGCAAAGTCTATTCAGAATCGGTTGATTGAAAACGGATATACCTGCATTTACATCTCGACACCGAAGCTGCTCACAAAAATCAGGTCCACGTACAACCGTGAAAGCGAGTATAGCGAGTTGGAATTGTTGGAAGTAATCGAGCAAGTAGATTGCTTGGTGCTAGACGATATCGGTGCAGAGAATGGCACAGATTGGACAGAATCCAAGGTGTTTGAAGTGGTGGAAAGCCGACTTGGGAAACACACGATTTACACCACGAACCTGAGTGGTAAGCAGCTTGAAAAACAAATTGGTGAGCGAAACATGTCGCGCTTGATGCAGGACACAGAAACACTTCAGGTAATCGGTGAAGATTATCGACGCCGTGGACTGAGGAGGGCAGGCGAATGA
- a CDS encoding Kelch repeat-containing protein, whose translation MKKKNVFSLLLCFIFLFTSPVYAEDLGNWEFRADISIARYGNATISENGKIYNIGGYYHNNGVKYASNVDEYDPSTDKWIVKSNLPKPRAIMGIASVNHKIYIFGGLENGTPVKTVEEYDPVTNSWSKKADMSTAKYGMGVAVVDNKIYVIGGQNGRNFFNTVEEYDPLTDTWTKKADMPSARSGSAVTFNQKIYMIGGANTNGSYNVPLKTVEEYDPLTDTWTKKTDMPIAKGAPAVAIHDKIYVIGGFVISRGSNSYSDSTSTVEEYTPSSDTWRTVKSLNVARYNHSATVLNDKIYAVAGAKTGSGSVSYLKSTEVFTPPVTTPDTVEINLTASAGNSVVNLNWETDINASGYVVKRSTTPGGPYEVIANNVTDKSYVDNKVQNGTTYYYVVTALENGTETKTSNEASATPTAGGSTGPDPDIKGNRALLVITMTNANRKEYDMSADEIKAFINWYNGRTNGSGLKYYVINKNYNIGPFSSRKDHIVFDQISDFEVMEYNK comes from the coding sequence GTGAAGAAGAAAAATGTATTTTCCTTACTACTATGTTTTATTTTTTTATTTACTAGTCCTGTTTACGCTGAAGATTTAGGAAACTGGGAGTTCAGAGCTGATATTTCTATTGCGAGATATGGAAATGCTACCATTTCAGAAAACGGTAAGATTTATAATATAGGTGGATATTATCATAATAATGGTGTTAAATATGCAAGTAACGTCGATGAATACGATCCTTCAACTGATAAATGGATAGTAAAATCTAATCTACCTAAACCAAGAGCTATCATGGGTATTGCTTCTGTAAATCATAAAATTTATATTTTTGGAGGTTTAGAAAACGGTACTCCTGTAAAAACGGTAGAAGAATACGACCCTGTAACTAATAGCTGGAGTAAAAAAGCTGATATGTCTACTGCAAAGTATGGAATGGGTGTAGCTGTAGTAGATAATAAAATTTATGTTATAGGAGGTCAGAACGGTCGTAACTTTTTCAACACTGTAGAAGAATACGATCCACTTACTGATACTTGGACTAAAAAGGCTGACATGCCTTCTGCTAGATCAGGAAGCGCCGTAACATTCAACCAAAAAATTTATATGATTGGTGGTGCTAATACAAACGGCTCATATAACGTTCCTTTAAAAACAGTAGAAGAATATGATCCACTTACTGATACTTGGACTAAGAAAACTGACATGCCTATCGCAAAAGGTGCTCCTGCCGTTGCAATCCACGATAAAATCTATGTTATTGGAGGATTTGTTATTTCTCGTGGTTCTAACTCATATTCTGATTCTACAAGTACCGTAGAGGAATACACCCCTTCAAGCGATACTTGGAGAACAGTTAAAAGCTTGAATGTAGCTAGATATAACCATAGTGCAACGGTATTAAACGATAAAATCTATGCTGTTGCTGGTGCTAAAACCGGAAGCGGCTCAGTTAGTTATTTAAAATCAACAGAAGTTTTTACGCCACCTGTAACAACTCCAGATACTGTGGAAATTAACCTAACAGCATCTGCTGGTAACTCTGTAGTAAACCTGAACTGGGAAACAGATATTAATGCCTCAGGCTATGTTGTAAAAAGATCAACAACTCCTGGTGGACCATATGAAGTAATTGCTAATAACGTAACAGATAAATCATATGTAGATAACAAAGTGCAGAACGGAACAACATACTACTATGTAGTAACTGCACTGGAAAACGGTACAGAAACTAAGACTTCTAACGAAGCATCTGCGACACCGACAGCAGGTGGTTCAACAGGACCTGATCCTGATATAAAGGGCAATCGTGCTTTACTAGTTATTACGATGACAAATGCAAACCGTAAAGAATATGATATGTCTGCTGACGAGATAAAAGCCTTTATCAACTGGTATAATGGACGCACAAACGGTTCTGGCTTAAAATATTATGTCATTAACAAAAACTATAATATCGGTCCATTCTCCAGCAGAAAAGATCATATTGTTTTCGATCAAATATCTGATTTTGAAGTAATGGAATACAATAAATAG
- a CDS encoding helix-turn-helix domain-containing protein, which yields MLSKPKKVNLEKIKSLRKEKGISLDEMAKMLGYESPNGYYYLEIGRGKFPAETLARVADILQVSITELFFEKDIAKMANLNLA from the coding sequence ATGCTATCTAAACCCAAAAAAGTTAACCTGGAAAAAATAAAATCTCTTCGAAAAGAAAAGGGCATATCCTTAGATGAAATGGCGAAAATGCTTGGATATGAAAGCCCAAATGGCTATTATTACCTTGAGATAGGAAGAGGGAAGTTCCCTGCTGAAACGTTAGCAAGAGTTGCTGATATACTTCAAGTGTCTATCACAGAGCTTTTTTTTGAAAAAGATATTGCCAAAATGGCAAATTTAAATTTAGCCTAA
- a CDS encoding YqaJ viral recombinase family nuclease, with translation MSNVAYATDGQQRRIELGTHAIRLVNTLDMPQEEWLQWRRKGITGSDVAGICEETKWSSPMKVYLDKLGQLAPQEDNESMYWGRINEDTVAREYAKRTGLKVQRCNAMLQHPENEWALANIDRFIIDKERGKGVLECKTTNEYQKDLWEDENVPEAYQLQLQWYLYVTGLDWGAFAVLIGGNKYRQFPVVYRNEQIIEAIVKICGNFWHQHVLTKIPPMMDGSDASSNLLSTMYPDAKPKSETELPEEANQLIIDWQQADEEMKAAKAKKQKAENQLKSLIGEYEKGIASEHIVSWKPVTRNTVDSKALKEAHPDIYEQFLKSSTSRRFLITQ, from the coding sequence ATGAGTAACGTAGCTTACGCGACGGACGGCCAACAACGCCGGATTGAGCTAGGAACGCACGCTATTCGGCTAGTCAATACGTTGGACATGCCTCAAGAAGAATGGCTGCAATGGCGACGTAAAGGCATCACAGGCAGTGATGTTGCTGGTATTTGCGAAGAAACAAAATGGAGTTCGCCAATGAAAGTATACCTCGACAAACTCGGTCAGTTAGCACCTCAAGAAGATAACGAATCGATGTATTGGGGCCGGATTAACGAGGATACGGTTGCCAGAGAATACGCCAAACGGACCGGGCTTAAGGTACAACGATGCAATGCCATGCTTCAGCACCCAGAGAATGAATGGGCGCTTGCGAATATCGATCGATTCATCATCGATAAAGAGCGCGGTAAGGGTGTGCTGGAATGCAAGACAACAAATGAGTACCAAAAGGACCTTTGGGAAGATGAAAACGTCCCAGAAGCCTATCAGCTTCAGTTGCAATGGTATCTGTACGTTACTGGCTTGGATTGGGGTGCATTTGCAGTCTTAATTGGCGGAAACAAGTATAGGCAGTTTCCGGTTGTGTATCGAAATGAGCAAATCATAGAGGCCATTGTAAAAATTTGCGGCAACTTCTGGCATCAGCATGTATTAACTAAAATCCCACCCATGATGGACGGATCGGATGCATCGAGTAATTTACTAAGCACGATGTATCCCGATGCGAAGCCAAAGAGTGAGACAGAGCTGCCGGAAGAGGCTAACCAGTTGATTATTGACTGGCAACAGGCTGATGAGGAAATGAAGGCTGCTAAAGCTAAAAAGCAAAAGGCAGAGAATCAGCTTAAATCATTAATCGGTGAATATGAAAAGGGAATAGCTTCAGAACACATTGTTTCCTGGAAGCCAGTCACACGCAATACGGTGGATAGCAAGGCACTGAAAGAAGCCCACCCAGATATCTATGAACAATTCCTGAAGTCAAGTACGTCGCGTAGATTCTTAATTACTCAATAA
- a CDS encoding helix-turn-helix domain-containing protein, translating to MSVLGKRIKYLREKNNFSQKRLAESLGITNVQLSRYETGDRNPDPDTIKKIADFFEVSTDYLLGRTDNPSSKNNEDDSNINVAFYNGLKDLDDLEPDERQFILDMVEDTVARFKKRKAELKAKKKK from the coding sequence ATGAGTGTCTTAGGAAAGAGAATTAAATATCTAAGAGAAAAAAATAACTTCTCACAAAAACGATTAGCAGAATCACTTGGTATCACCAATGTTCAACTTTCCCGCTACGAAACAGGGGATCGAAATCCCGATCCTGACACCATTAAAAAAATCGCTGATTTCTTTGAGGTTTCAACTGATTATCTTCTTGGTCGTACTGATAATCCATCTTCTAAAAATAATGAAGACGATTCAAATATCAACGTTGCTTTTTATAATGGATTGAAAGACCTTGATGATTTAGAACCGGATGAGCGACAATTTATTTTGGATATGGTTGAGGATACTGTAGCTCGATTTAAAAAGAGAAAAGCGGAATTAAAAGCAAAGAAAAAGAAATAA
- the recT gene encoding recombination protein RecT translates to MAVKNEGKLTSKLQDKAKGTNVAPPTPAQTIGAYLQKMAPEIEKALPKHMDVDRLTRISLTTIRTNPALMNCSMPSLLGAVMQAAQLGLEPGLLGHCYIIPYGKEATFIIGYKGMIDLARRSGNIKSIYAHPVYENDEFSYKYGLNPDLQHTPAMKERGEFIGAYAVAHFNDGGYQFEFMPKEEIEKRKLRSKSYSKGPWQTDYEEMAMKTVVRHMFKFLPISIEVMQSMAQDETVRKDITSEPKSVYSDEIEAEGVFAEDIRMDEPAPAGKQPEGEEDELAKVAKEFDEGKL, encoded by the coding sequence ATGGCAGTGAAAAACGAAGGTAAATTAACTTCCAAATTACAAGATAAAGCGAAGGGAACGAATGTAGCTCCTCCGACGCCAGCACAAACGATTGGTGCTTATCTTCAAAAGATGGCTCCTGAAATCGAAAAGGCACTACCCAAGCATATGGATGTAGATAGGCTTACTCGTATTTCTCTCACGACTATTCGCACCAATCCGGCCTTGATGAATTGCAGTATGCCTTCTTTACTCGGCGCTGTTATGCAGGCTGCACAACTTGGCTTGGAGCCGGGACTATTAGGACATTGCTACATCATTCCATATGGTAAGGAAGCAACCTTCATCATTGGTTATAAAGGCATGATTGATCTAGCACGTCGGTCTGGAAATATCAAAAGCATTTACGCTCATCCTGTATATGAGAATGATGAGTTTTCTTACAAATATGGCCTTAATCCTGATTTGCAGCACACACCGGCCATGAAAGAACGTGGTGAATTTATCGGAGCATACGCGGTCGCCCACTTCAATGACGGTGGCTACCAGTTCGAATTTATGCCAAAGGAAGAAATCGAAAAGCGGAAGCTTCGTTCTAAATCTTACAGTAAGGGCCCTTGGCAAACAGATTATGAAGAAATGGCTATGAAAACAGTCGTTCGTCATATGTTCAAGTTCTTACCTATCAGCATAGAAGTCATGCAAAGCATGGCGCAGGACGAAACAGTGCGTAAAGATATTACCAGCGAGCCGAAAAGTGTCTACAGCGACGAGATAGAGGCCGAGGGAGTCTTTGCAGAAGATATTCGGATGGACGAGCCTGCACCAGCGGGGAAGCAGCCAGAAGGTGAAGAAGACGAGCTGGCAAAGGTAGCAAAAGAATTCGATGAAGGAAAGCTGTAG
- a CDS encoding thermonuclease family protein — protein sequence MKKILALMIMLGLVAAPLSASAHPGRTDANGGHTCRTNCAKWGLKDGEYHYHNGGSTKTTSAPTTKATQPAPTKPATTKPAQNKLPGTLKVTVTKVVDGDTFKAKINGKEESIRLIGIDTPETVHPNKPVQPYGPEASAYTKKRLDGQTVTLEFDVQQRDKYGRLLAYVWLGNAKNPKAEMLNQTLVKEGYAQVATFPPNVKYTDSFVKLQKQARDAEKGLWAKK from the coding sequence ATGAAAAAGATACTTGCACTCATGATCATGCTAGGACTGGTAGCAGCTCCACTATCCGCTTCTGCTCACCCTGGTCGGACTGACGCAAACGGAGGTCACACTTGTCGGACAAACTGTGCTAAATGGGGATTAAAAGACGGAGAATATCACTATCATAATGGGGGAAGTACAAAAACAACGTCTGCCCCTACCACCAAAGCAACACAACCAGCTCCTACAAAGCCGGCTACAACTAAGCCTGCTCAAAACAAACTTCCTGGTACCCTGAAAGTTACGGTTACGAAAGTTGTCGATGGAGATACGTTTAAAGCAAAGATCAATGGCAAGGAAGAAAGCATTCGTTTGATTGGTATCGATACGCCAGAGACAGTTCATCCAAACAAACCGGTACAGCCATATGGTCCAGAAGCCTCTGCTTACACAAAGAAACGCTTAGATGGTCAAACAGTTACGCTTGAATTTGATGTTCAACAGCGTGATAAATATGGCCGTCTACTGGCTTACGTATGGTTAGGTAATGCGAAGAATCCAAAAGCTGAAATGCTGAATCAGACGCTTGTGAAAGAAGGGTATGCCCAGGTCGCTACGTTCCCACCGAATGTGAAGTATACAGATAGCTTTGTGAAGCTCCAAAAGCAGGCACGAGATGCTGAAAAAGGACTTTGGGCAAAGAAATAA
- a CDS encoding helix-turn-helix domain-containing protein has translation MKFGAILQACRERAGLSQEEIAEKLHRSRSCISKLENDKKALDAQTLIEWAKATQANEVVVAFLYGMDGLGMIQNIMSLLGG, from the coding sequence ATGAAATTCGGAGCCATACTCCAAGCATGTCGGGAACGTGCTGGCTTGTCACAAGAAGAAATCGCAGAAAAGCTTCATCGTTCCCGAAGCTGCATATCGAAATTAGAAAACGACAAGAAGGCGCTGGATGCACAAACACTCATTGAATGGGCTAAGGCTACACAAGCAAACGAGGTCGTCGTCGCGTTTTTATATGGGATGGACGGACTTGGGATGATACAAAACATTATGAGTTTGTTGGGCGGATAA
- a CDS encoding DUF1642 domain-containing protein → MEKVKLTKKQAEIIESIKDGTDDIANFLTHWHTAQDKAMVATRENFTPSLLMKAWEYGYEIEKTPEERALDYYETLEHLMNEAAAKDNRGKAVALSNERVGARNILIMLGIKIEGINA, encoded by the coding sequence ATGGAGAAAGTGAAGTTGACGAAAAAACAGGCCGAAATCATTGAGTCTATCAAGGACGGTACAGATGATATCGCTAATTTTTTGACACACTGGCATACGGCACAAGATAAGGCAATGGTCGCTACAAGAGAGAATTTCACACCTTCTTTACTTATGAAGGCTTGGGAATACGGTTATGAAATCGAAAAAACTCCAGAAGAAAGGGCACTGGATTATTATGAAACGCTAGAACATTTGATGAATGAAGCTGCGGCTAAAGACAACAGAGGTAAAGCAGTGGCACTTTCAAATGAACGAGTAGGTGCAAGAAACATCCTAATTATGCTCGGTATCAAGATTGAAGGGATAAACGCATGA
- a CDS encoding DnaB-like helicase N-terminal domain-containing protein, giving the protein MSDVNQDTSLLVEPEAEEQVLARMLSDDQAIEEVAGFLLPCHFYTSKYRKLYKEALRRWEGGEEPANLANMLPMMEKLGVDVMKLTNMAIDIAIWEMKPLAERLVQADGVRKAMKAGYELIQMANMSRMLDSDEIQRTITKATETLAEIGESQAKNTMRSVHDILMEHTDELEQTIWGDEESEVVGPSIMTGMPDL; this is encoded by the coding sequence ATGAGTGATGTAAATCAAGACACTTCCCTTCTTGTCGAACCGGAAGCTGAGGAACAGGTCCTCGCCCGGATGCTGAGCGACGATCAGGCCATTGAAGAAGTAGCCGGATTTCTGCTCCCATGCCATTTCTACACCAGTAAATACCGGAAGCTGTACAAGGAGGCACTAAGACGCTGGGAAGGTGGCGAAGAGCCTGCGAACCTAGCAAACATGTTGCCGATGATGGAAAAGCTCGGTGTCGATGTGATGAAGCTTACAAACATGGCAATCGATATCGCTATCTGGGAAATGAAGCCACTGGCTGAGCGTCTAGTGCAGGCAGACGGTGTACGTAAGGCCATGAAAGCAGGATATGAGCTTATTCAGATGGCAAACATGAGCCGGATGCTGGACTCTGATGAAATCCAGCGCACGATTACCAAGGCCACAGAAACGCTCGCCGAAATTGGCGAGAGTCAAGCGAAAAACACTATGCGCTCGGTACATGACATTCTGATGGAGCATACGGACGAGCTCGAACAAACCATCTGGGGTGACGAAGAAAGCGAAGTCGTGGGACCTAGCATCATGACAGGTATGCCTGATTTAG
- a CDS encoding DnaD domain-containing protein, with protein MNGWIKLHRKVIESPVYQDPFLFRLWTICLMKAAHKSTKQLVDKTEIQLLPGQFITGRFALEEEYNRGLKPKQKVPGTTLWSWLKRLETWGNLNIESNNKFSVVTLTNWDFYQGKEEEPDNNFDSSLTATCQQLVTNKNLRIKEFNNNTTPTHTEAHVKENPIAVYEQEIGRFTDTIRDKMIDWLDNDYFDEPEAIMIAAIQEAAIYEKRSWAYLERILQECLNKNIRTVEQFRQKKAEAAAEKEKKLVRLPKEERDEKREGIPSETKYDYGF; from the coding sequence ATGAATGGATGGATAAAACTTCACAGGAAAGTCATCGAAAGCCCTGTCTATCAGGATCCTTTTCTTTTTCGCTTATGGACAATTTGCTTGATGAAAGCTGCTCATAAATCTACGAAACAACTGGTCGATAAAACGGAAATTCAACTGCTACCAGGACAATTTATCACCGGAAGATTTGCCTTGGAAGAAGAGTACAATCGAGGACTAAAGCCGAAACAAAAGGTGCCTGGGACCACTTTATGGTCTTGGTTAAAGCGCTTAGAAACATGGGGAAATCTTAACATAGAATCTAACAACAAATTTTCGGTTGTAACCCTTACGAATTGGGACTTTTACCAAGGTAAGGAAGAAGAACCTGACAACAACTTTGACAGCTCTTTGACAGCAACTTGTCAGCAACTTGTCACAAACAAGAATTTAAGAATTAAAGAATTTAATAATAATACTACTCCTACTCATACAGAGGCGCACGTAAAAGAAAATCCAATTGCTGTTTATGAACAGGAGATAGGGAGATTCACAGACACCATTCGAGACAAGATGATTGACTGGTTAGATAATGACTACTTCGACGAACCGGAAGCGATTATGATAGCTGCCATTCAAGAAGCTGCTATTTACGAGAAACGCTCTTGGGCCTATCTGGAAAGAATCCTTCAGGAGTGCTTAAACAAAAACATACGTACTGTTGAACAGTTCCGACAAAAGAAAGCGGAAGCAGCTGCGGAAAAAGAGAAAAAGCTAGTTCGATTACCGAAGGAGGAACGGGATGAAAAGCGTGAGGGAATTCCTTCAGAAACCAAATATGATTATGGATTCTAA
- a CDS encoding ORF6N domain-containing protein — MNQLQIIQHKGQRVLTTAQLAEAYGTDNRRVSENFNANKERYTEGKHFFLLQGDDLKEFGDQYGNSVSVNRVSKMYLWTEKGAWMHAKSLNTDKAWEAYEMLVDDYYQVKKSNNVVPLSKDQALVTLLRTTADLVENQEQIIQRIDEVERKVDEQITLHSGEQRKVQKEIAKRVYELAEQVVYKQLGFDGGEVIVPDLEKERKRLFSEIHRTIKDCFAVASYKDVRRSEFNQLLLFIQAWRPKLVA, encoded by the coding sequence ATGAATCAACTTCAAATTATTCAACACAAAGGACAGCGTGTGTTAACAACAGCTCAATTAGCAGAAGCTTACGGAACTGATAATCGTCGTGTATCTGAAAACTTCAACGCTAATAAAGAAAGGTACACAGAAGGTAAGCATTTTTTCTTACTGCAAGGCGATGACCTAAAAGAGTTTGGCGACCAGTACGGAAATTCCGTATCAGTCAACAGAGTAAGCAAAATGTATCTCTGGACGGAAAAAGGTGCTTGGATGCATGCCAAATCACTCAACACCGACAAAGCTTGGGAAGCTTATGAAATGCTTGTCGATGATTACTACCAAGTTAAAAAGAGCAACAATGTTGTTCCTCTTTCAAAAGACCAAGCACTTGTGACACTTCTTCGTACAACGGCTGACCTTGTAGAGAACCAGGAACAAATCATTCAACGCATTGATGAAGTAGAACGCAAGGTAGACGAACAAATTACTCTGCACAGTGGTGAACAGCGCAAGGTGCAAAAGGAAATCGCAAAGCGTGTGTACGAACTAGCTGAACAAGTCGTATACAAGCAACTTGGTTTTGATGGTGGCGAAGTGATTGTACCGGACCTTGAAAAGGAACGTAAACGATTGTTTTCAGAAATCCATAGGACAATTAAAGACTGCTTTGCTGTCGCTAGCTATAAAGATGTACGTCGCTCAGAGTTCAACCAACTATTGCTTTTCATTCAAGCGTGGCGACCTAAGTTAGTAGCCTAA
- a CDS encoding thermonuclease family protein produces MKKKTPLLTGLIVLLMALTACSTNTAKQPDVQTNSQQQATKVTAAAPPAAATATQATTAPKQSAPAPQQTATGKLIPAKIVSVTDGDTMKVELNGKKETVRLLLVDTPETKHPSKPVQPFGPEASAFAKQILKEGKEVQIEIDVSERDKYGRLLAYLWVDGKMFNEMLLEKGLARVAYVYPPNIKYVDQFRAIQKKAQTAGVGIWSIENYAQEDGFHPKEAATKKAEPTKQQSEKPVAETQKPTASSSNIQYKNCTEARAAGVTPIHEGEPGYSRKLDRDGDGVACE; encoded by the coding sequence ATGAAAAAGAAAACACCTTTACTAACAGGATTAATAGTACTGTTAATGGCTCTTACTGCTTGTTCAACAAATACAGCTAAACAGCCTGACGTCCAGACTAACTCTCAACAACAGGCAACTAAAGTTACAGCAGCAGCTCCACCAGCTGCAGCAACTGCAACTCAGGCAACAACAGCACCAAAGCAATCAGCTCCTGCGCCTCAGCAGACAGCAACCGGTAAACTTATACCAGCCAAAATTGTATCCGTTACAGATGGCGATACGATGAAGGTTGAGTTAAACGGAAAGAAAGAAACGGTCCGTCTGCTACTAGTGGATACGCCAGAAACGAAGCACCCAAGCAAACCGGTACAGCCATTCGGACCGGAGGCCTCTGCCTTCGCAAAACAAATACTGAAAGAAGGCAAAGAGGTTCAGATTGAGATCGATGTATCTGAGAGAGACAAATACGGCCGCCTACTTGCGTATCTATGGGTGGACGGAAAGATGTTCAATGAAATGCTACTAGAGAAAGGCTTAGCACGTGTAGCATATGTCTATCCACCAAATATAAAATATGTGGACCAGTTCCGTGCTATTCAAAAGAAAGCCCAAACAGCAGGCGTTGGCATCTGGTCGATTGAGAACTATGCACAAGAGGACGGTTTTCACCCCAAGGAAGCTGCTACAAAAAAGGCAGAACCTACAAAGCAACAATCTGAAAAGCCTGTAGCAGAAACTCAAAAACCAACTGCATCTTCTTCTAATATACAGTATAAGAATTGTACAGAAGCGAGAGCAGCTGGAGTAACACCAATTCATGAAGGCGAACCAGGGTACAGCCGAAAGCTAGACCGTGATGGAGATGGTGTTGCTTGCGAATAA